The nucleotide window CTTTAGGTGCAGGTAAATAATCATCTTTTAGTCCAGCACTTGTAGAGTTTACAACTAAATCATAAATATCAGGTTTGAAGTTTTCCCATGAAAAAGAAGGGATATTATGATTTTTAAAAAATTCTAGTTTTCCTTCACTTCTATTTAACACTGTTACTCTTATACCTTTTTCTTTTAGAGCTAAACTTATAGCTTTTGCAGTTCCACCAGCTCCTAATAAAAGTACATTTTTTACTTTACCAAAACTCTCTATTGCTTTTAAAAAACCAGGAGCATCAGTGTTATAAGCTACAACTTTTCCATCTTTCAAAATATATGTATTAACTGCTTTTATCTCTTTTGCAATTCCTTCTACAATATCTGCATTTTCATAGGCAAACTCTTTATGTGGTACAGTTATATTTGCACCACTGTAATTATTTTCTAAAAAAATATTTTTTATGATATTTCCATCAATCAAGTGATGTTTTTCATAAATTCCATCAAAATTGATATATTTCAATCCTGCATTTTGCATTTGAGGTGATTTTGAGTGTTCAACAGGATTTCCAAAGATTACAAATTTTTTTGTCATTATTTTTTCCCTATTAAATTAAAAAGTGGATATTCTTTATCGTTTCTTTCATGTACAAATACTGTGTCACATGAAATTATTTCAAATCCAACATCTTCAAAAATTTTACATACTTTTTCTATATCATATCCAAAGTGTTCAACTCCATCGTTATTATGTCGAGAATGAAAAGTTCCATCTTCTTCTTCTAAATCATTTATACAAATTATTCCACCATCAACTAAACTTTCATAAGCTTTTTTTGCAAACATTTTAGTATCTTTGATATGATGCATAGTCATTGAAGAGATAAATAAATTAAATTCATTTTTTGGTAAATCTTCTTCATTGATATTATGTTGTATTGCTTGTATGTTTGAAAAATTTAATTCTTTTGCTTTTTCATTAAATTTGTTAATCATTCCTATAGAATAATCCATCCCTACAACATTATTTTGTTCTGTACTTAAAGCAAAAGCTATAAATCCAGTTCCACAACCATAATCTAAAATTTTAGAGTTTTCATTTAAAGTTATATATTTTTTGAAATTTTCTACACAGGCATTTGAACTTTCAATACTTGTTTGTTTATTTTCCCAAGTTTTAGCTGCTTCATCAAATCTATTCAAATCTTGTCCTTAAACATTTTTTTGATAAATTATATCAAAAGCAAATAAAAAGAAGAAAAAATGAGCCAAAAAATTTTAATAAATTTTACAACAACACAAGATGGTAATTTAGCTTATCATGTTGGTGATATAAAAGAAAATGTAGATAAGAATAGAGAAAACTTAGCAATAAAACTAAATTTTAAAAATGAAAATCTTGTTTATATGAACCAAGTTCATGGAAATAATGTACAAATTGTAGATGAAAAATCACTTAAATTGATAGATAATTGTGATGGATTGATTACAAATTCTAAAAATCTACCTTTGATGGTAATGGTAGCAGATTGTATTCCAATACTGTTTTATGATGAAATTCAAGGTGTAATTGCAGCTGTTCATGCAGGAAGAAATTCTACTTTTCTAAGAATTGCAGAGATTACAGCAAAAAAAATGATAGAAAATTTTTCTTGTAAAGTAGAAGATATAAAAGTAATTATGGGACCATCAATTCAAAAATGTTGTTATGAAGTAAGTGATGAACTTTTAAAAATTGTAAAAACTTCATTTGGAGAAGAGTTTTGTATAGATAAAAACATTGATTTACAAGGAATCAATAAAATGTTATTAGAAAATTTAGGAATAAAAAATATAGAAATCTCGAATATTTGTACAAAATGTTCAAATAAACCATATTTTTCTTTTAGAAAAAATCCCAAAACAGGAAGATTTGCAGGAATTATAAGTATTACTAATGTATAAAGCTTAAAAGATAATTATAAATTATAATTAAATAAAAAAACTTACATAAATTTTACATAACTGATAAATATTTACTTAAATGAATACATATTCATAAAAAATCAACAAAATTCTTTTTATTTAAGTTTCATTTTGTTACTATTTTGCGATTTTATAATAAATCAGTTTATAAAAAGGGAAACAAAATGAGTACGAAAGTTACAAAAGAAGAGGCATTAGAGTATCACAGAGTTCCAAATCCAGGGAAAGTTGCAATTTCAACAACTACAAGATTGGAAACTCAAAGAGATTTATCCTTGGCATATTCTCCTGGTGTTGCTTATCCTTGTGAAGAGATTCAAAAAAATCCAGAATTAGCTTTTGAATATACATCTAAGAGAAATCTTGTTGCAGTTATTTCAAATGGTACAGCAGTTCTTGGACTTGGTGATATTGGAGCAATTGCTTCAAAACCAGTTATGGAAGGTAAATCTGTATTATTTAAAAAATTTGCTGCTGTTGATTCTTTTGATATAGAAGTTGATGAAACGGATATTGATAAATTTTGTGAAGTTGTAAAAGCTATTTCTCCTACTTTTGGTGGAATTAATCTTGAAGATATAAAAGCACCGGAATGTTTTGAAATTGAAAAAAGATTAGTTGAAGAGTTAAATATTCCTGTTATGCATGATGACCAACATGGTACTGCTATTATTACAAGTGCTGCACTTATTAATGCAAGTGAAATGATGGGAGAAAAATTAGAAGATATGAAAGTAGTTGTTGTAGGGGCGGGGGCTTCGGCAATTGCTTGTTCAACAATGTATAAAGAACTTGGAGTAAAAAACTTAATTATGTGTGATTCAAAAGGTGTAATTCACAAAGGAAGAACTGATTTAAACAAATATAAAAAAGAGTTTATTACACAAACTGATATAACGACAATGGAAGAGGCGTTTAAAAATGCCGATATGGTTTTAGGATTATCAAGACCAGGAACATTTACAGTAGAACATATAAAACTTATGAATGATGAACCAATTATCTTTACTTTAGCAAATCCAACTCCAGAACTTTTCCCAGAAGAGGTAAAAGCTGTAAAACCAAAAGCTATAATAGGAACAGGACGTTCAGATTATCCTAATCAAGTAAATAATGTTTTAGGTTTCCCTTTTATTTTCAGAGGTGCACTTGATGTTCAAGCAAGAAAAATAAATATGCATATGAAAAAAGCAGCTGCTTATGCTATTGCAAATCTTGCAAAAGAACCAATAACAGACCAATTAAAAGCTTCATTTGGTGATTTAACTTATGGAAGAGAGTATATTATTCCTATTCCATTTGATAAAAGACTGATGGTTGAAGTATCAAGTGCTGTTGCTTTAGGTGCTGTTGAATCAGGAGTAGCTAGAATAAAAAATTTTGATTTAGAAAAATATAGAGAAAAACTAGCTTCTATGCTATAACTTAAAATTATCTATTAATTTATAAAATGGTATTATTCAAGCTTTAAAAATTTAAGCTTGAATAGTCATAGGATAAATATGGAAGAGTATATACTGTTAATTGATACAGAAGATGCAAAAGGATTAGTTTATAATATCTCAAAAGTTCTTTTTGCAAACCACTTAAATATAGAGCAAAATGCTGAATATGTTGACCCTGAAACAAAAAAGTTTTTTATGAGAAGTATAATATCAGGGAAAGTTTTAAAAAATATTTTATTAAAAGAGTTACAAGAAGTTTTACCAAAAGGTGCTTCAATTAAATTAAATAAAAAAGAGAAAAAAGATGTTGTTATTTTAGCAACAAAAGAGTCTCATGTTTTAGGTGATTTATTGATTCGTTATATTGCAGGAGAATTAAATGCAAATATCAAAGCAGTTATTGCAAATCATGAATATTTAAAAGATTTAGTAGAAAAGTTTAATATTCCTTTTACATGTATTAGCGCTGAAGGTCTTAGTAGAGAAGAACACGAAGATAAAATGATTGCAAAAATTTCTGAATATGAACCAGAACTTATCGTTCTTGCAAAATATATGAGAATTTTAACTCCAAAATTTGTAGAAGCATTCCCTAAAAAAGTTTTAAATATTCATCACTCATTTTTACCAGCATTTATTGGAGCAAATCCATATAAACAAGCTCATGAAAGAGGAGTTAAAATCATAGGAGCAACTGCACATTATGTAACTGATGATTTAGATGAAGGTCCGATTATTTTCCAAGATGTAGTAAGAGTTGATCATAGTTATTCTTGGGAAGATATGCGAAATGCAGGAAGAAATGTAGAAAAAATCGTATTATCAAATGCTTTTGAATTACTTTTAAATGATAGAGTATTTGTTCATGGAAACAAAACGGTAATTTTATAATGTTTAATATAGTTTTATTAGAACCACGAATACCTGGAAATGTTGGAACAATTGGAAGACTTTGTTTTGCTATGAATTGTACTTTACATCTTATTAAACCTTATGGTTTTGGTGAGATTACTGAAAAAGAGGTACGTCGCGCAGGACTTGATTATTGGTATGATTTAGATGTTAGAGAATATGAAAATATTGAAGATTTTTGGTCGAAAAATCCTTTTAATGATAGACATTTTTTAGCAACTACTAAAACAAAACAAGTATATTTTGATGCCGAATATAAAGTTGGTGATTATATATATTTTGGTAGAGAAGATGCTGGACTTCCTGTTTCTTTATTAGAAAAAAGTCCTAAAACTTGTATTACAATTCCCATGACAAATGAAGCAAGAAGTTTGAATATTGCAAATTCAGTATCAATCGTAGCTTACGAAGCTTTAAGACAAAACTTTAAAGATTTTAAATAAGTTTATTACTTTTTTCAATAAGTTTTATTACTGCTTCAAGCTCTTTTTGAAGTTTTTCTTTTTCTGAATCTTTTTTAGCTTCTTTAATCTCTTTTTTTATTTTTGCTTTTTTTAGAGATAATTTTTCAATTATCTCTTTAACTTTTTCTTGTTTAGATTCATCTAAACTCTCTTCTTTTAGATATTTTTTGATTTTATTGATAATTTTATCTAGGTTCATTTTGTGTATCTCCTATTTCTTTTAAAAGATTATTATTTATAAATAATATGCTTGCCATTTCAACAAGTTTTTTCTGAATAGAATAAACAGTCGCACTATCATTTATAAGAGAAGTTGCCATTGTTGCTTTTATTTTATCTTCTCTAATTAAAGCATCAATCTTTCCTGTGTTTGAAAAATCATTTGCTTGAAGTGTTGATTTTATCACTTCTAATTGAGTAAGCTTTTCTAAGTCTGTTTCATTACTATCAAGCATATTAATATCTATTAAAATTGTTGCTAACTCTTTTCTTAATATATTATACTCTTCTTTAATATATTCATTTCGGCTTTTTAAATAAAAATTAACATTTTTTTGAATATCTCTTGTATCTTTTAGAACTTCAATAATCAATTTTGCACTTCTTTTTATATTTGCAACTTCTCTTTGTTGTGAACTTGACATATTTTCTTGAGCAAAAGAAGAATATTTTATGATTTCACTATATAAGTTTTTTAAATTTGAATGATAAATTTCATCAATATTTGTATCGATTTTTGTAACTTCTTTAGAAATTTGTAAATCTAAATCTTCTTTTGTTTTTAGATTACTTGTATGAAGATTTAAAGCATGAAGCATAGCTTTTTGACAATTTTCATAAAGATTTATACTCTCTTTTCTAATAGAAACTATAGCTGTATCTGGAACATTTAAATTTGAATCTAAAAGATATTTTGGTTTTGATAAAGCTGATACTTTTTTCTTAATAAGTTTTTCTGATAATTTTACTATTTGATTCACAAATGGTGAAAGTATGATAATTCCAAGTAAACTAAAAATAGTATGAAATAGTGATAATTTCATTCCATAATTATTTTCACTAATTCCTAAATATGGAGCTAAGAAATCAACTAAATCTTTAAATTGATAAATAAATAGGGTAATTATTGTGGCTGTTATTATATTAAAAAGGAAATGTGCAAATGCAACTCTTTTACCATTTTCATTTGAAGCCAATGAAGCTAAAATAGCTGTAAAAGTTGTTCCTACATTAGCACCAATGGCTAAAGATAAAGCATTTATATAAATAATACTTCCAGCACTTAAAGCTGTGATAATAATAGCCAATGTTGCTGCACTTGATTGAATAATTACCGTTGCAACAGCTCCAATTAAAATGTAGATTATTATTCCAAGAGGTCCTTCCATAGCAAAAGAAGCTAAATCAATAGAATTTTTTAAAGTATCAAAACCATCTTTCATATATGAAATTCCAAGAAAAATAAATCCTAATCCTAAAAGAACATTTCCAATTCCTTTATATGTATTACTTTTTAAAAATCTTAAAACAACACCAAAAACTATCATAGGAAAAGCATAAGCTGAAATTTTTACATCAAATCCTAAACTTGAAACAATCCAAGCAGTAGTTGTACTTCCCAAATTTGAACCAAAGATTATTCCAATTCCTTGAACTAAAGTTAATAACTCAACAGATAAAAATGAGATAACAACTAAAGAGATAATAGAAGAACTTTGAACAATAGATGTTGATAAAAATCCAGTCAAAATAGAATAAAACAAATTACTTGTGAATTTTTGAAGTAATTTTTCTAAAATACCACCAGAAAGTTGTTTGAATCCTTCTTGCATAAAAAACATTCCAATCAAAAATATTGCGATTCCACTCAAGATTACAGTGAAGTTTTCTTGTGAAATTACAAAATATGCAAGAATAAGAAATCCAAAAGGTAAAAGTAAGTTTTTTGCCATTAAACATCCTAAAAATTATTTTTAAAACCTTTATTGTAGCAAATTAATATTAATATCTTTAGATTTACTATAATTTATAGATAATATAATATTTTGAACTCTTTTTTTCCCTTGTTTGTAAAAATTATCAACTATTTAACAAAAAATAAATATAATAAATATAGCTGTTAAGTAAGGATTATTTTTGTATAAAATTTTAGTTTTAGAAGATGATGAACTTTTTTCCTCAACACTTGAAGATTTTTTAAGTGATGAAGGTTTTATTGTTGATATTGCAAGTGATGGTGAAGAGTGTTTAAGTCTAAATTATGAAAAAAACTATGATTTATATATTTTTGATATAAATGTTCCAAAAATAAATGGTCTTGATTTATTATTAAATTTACGAAAAAGTGAAGATAACACCCCAACTATATTTTTAACTTCATATAAAGATAAAGATACTTTACATGATGCTTTTTTAAAAGGTTGCGATGATTATTTGAAAAAGCCAGCTGATTTAGATGAGTTACTTTTGCGAATAAAAGCTTTATTGAAAAGAAATAAAAAACAATTTGATATTATAAAGTTATCAGATAATTTAACTTTTAATCCTTTGAATAAAAGAGTTTATGAAAATGGAATTGATTTAAATCTTCCAGTAAAAGTTTTAGAATTATTTGAATTATTCATAGAAAATAGAGGAGAAATAGTTACAAAAGAGATGATTATTTCAAAACTTTGGGCTACAAGTGAAGGTTATAGTGAAGGTTCAATTAGAGTTTATATAAATCAAATCAAAAAACTTTTTGAAAATAAAGATTCAATTTCAAATATCAAAGGTATAGGATATAAAATTGAATTCTAAAAAAAGAGATTTTTTAATCTCAATATCTATAATTTTTACTTTTTGTTTAGTAATTATTTTGTATTTAAACTATTTTTTTATCTCTAAATTTGGTCTAAATCAAGATAATTTTATATATATAATTGTTCCTTTAATAATTTTAGGTTTATCTATATTTCTAAGTTTTTCAATCTCTATTTTAAAACCATTGTTTAAAAGTGATGAGAAATTAGAACTTAGTATAAAAGAGACTATTCATGAACTAAATATTCCAGTTTCAACTATAAAAATGAATACTCAACTTTTAGAAAAAACAATTACAGATGAAAAGAGTTTAAAAAGATTAGAACGAATAAAACAAGCTAGTAATAATCTTTTGAAATTATATGAGAATATGGAATATAATATAAAAAAAGAGATTGATAAAATAGATAAACAAGAGTTTTTTTTAGATGAGATTATAAATACTTCTATTGAAAAATTTGATGATATAAAAAATGATACAAAAATTTTTGTAAATATACCAAATATAAAAGTTAAAAGCGATATGAATGGTTTTTTAAAAACTATTGATAATCTTATTTCAAATGCAATAAAATACAATATTAAAGAAAATCCAATAGTAGAAATTAGCTATAAAAACTCAATTTTATCAATTTATAATTCTGGTGAAAAAATTGACACTAAAAATCTTTTTATAGTTTTTGATAAATATTTCCAAGAAAATCCTTCTCATGATGGTTTTGGTTTAGGACTTGCTATGGTAAAAGAATTTTGTGATAAAAATAAAATTTTGATAAATATCGAAACTTTAGAGTCTGGAAATAAGTTCAATCTAAATTTGAAAAATATAATTATTTAAAAGCTTTGCTTTAAAATAAATTATTATATTATAGATGTAATTTTAAATTAAAAAAAGGAAATTCAATGGAACCAAGTATTGTATTTGCTATTGCAATAATATTTTTTGTTTTGATTATTATTGTAAAAGGTGTAAAAATTGTTCCACAATCAGATTTATACTTAATTGAAAGATTAGGAAAGTTTCATAAAGTTCTGCATGGTGGTTTTCATATTATTATTCCAATTATTGATAGAGTAAGAGCAGTTCTTACTTCAAGAGAACAATTAGTTGATATAGAAAAACAATCAGTTATTACACGAGATAATGTAAATATTTCTATTGATGGAATAGTTTTTTGTAAAGTTGATGATGCAATGCAAGCAACTTATAATGTAGTTGATTTTAAAAATGCAATTGCAAATCTTGCAATGACAACTTTAAGAGCTGAAATTGGTGGAATGGATTTAGATGATACTTTATCAAATAGAGAAACACTTAATGCAAAATTACAAAATGAATTAGGAAGTGCTGCAACAAACTGGGGAATCAAAGTAACTAGAGTTGAAATTTCTGATATTTCAGTTCCTGCTGAAATTGAAAGAGCTATGAATATGCAAATGGAAGCAGAAAGAGAAAAAAGAGCCATTGAAACAAAAGCACGAGCAGATAAAGAAGCAGTGATTAGAAAAGCAGAAGCATTTAAACAAGAAGAAGTTTTAAAAGCAGAAGCAATTGAAAGAATGGCAGATGCAAAAAGATATGAACAAGAACAAATGGCAGCAGGGCAACAAGAAGCTATGAGATTGATTAATATTTCAATGGTCGAAAATGAAAAAGCAGCAGAATTTTTACTTGCAAAAGATAGAATTGCAGCTTTTAGAGCATTGGCTGAAAGTAACTCAACTGATAAAATGATTTTACCTTATGAAGTTTCTCAAATGATAGGTTCAACATCTGTTTTAGGAGATGCTTTTTTCAAAGGTGTAAGTAATGGAGCTACAAATAATGCTTAGTGCGGTTGATCCATATATATTATTAGCAATAGGTGTAGCTTTGATAGCTTTAGAAGCTTTAATAGTTTCATTTATTCTTATTTGGTTTGGAATAGGTTTTATTATAGTTGCTTTAATTAGTTATTTTTTTATATTTTCAGGAGCTGTTTGGCAATTAGCTATTGTTTCCTTGATTTCATTATTTTTAATATTGATTTTAAGAAAAAAAGTTTTAGAAAAATTTTTAAAATCAAAAATGGAAATATCAGATGATTTTTTTAATGAAAAAGGAATAGGTGAGATAAAAAATTCAAAAGTTTTTTATAAAGGGACTTATTGGGAAATAGATTCAAAACTTGATGAGAAAGAGTTTAAAGAAGGTGAAAAAGTTGTAGTTCTAAAAACTTCTAGAAATAGTGCAACTATTGAAAAAAAGTAGAGAGATATTCTCTACTTTCCTCTAGATTATACGACATGACATAAAAAACTTAATTTATTCAAAATTGGTAACTCTCCATCTGCATATTTTAATAATACTTCATCTATTTTAATTTTATTTGTACCAGAAAAATATACTTTTATACCATTATCTTTTAAATTTTGAAAAGTTTTTTCTCCTACATGAAAAGCAATAAGAATATTTACATTTTTATCTTTTAACCAACTTACTACTGCTTTTTTATCTTCTTGTTCATTTTTTAAAATCTCAATTTTATTATTATTTATAAAAGCAAAATATTTCGCTTTTCCAAATTTTTTTGATAAACCACTATTTTCTTCTTCATTATTTAACGGTATTGCAATCATTTAATCTCCTTTGTTGCATTTTTCATAGAAAACTTATATCCAAGATATATAACAATGGGCCAAAGACTTAACCAGATTAATTCACTAATATATTCCATAATTCATACTCATTTTTAATAATTGTGAGAATCAGAAGATTCTATTTCATCTTTTGTAATTTTTACTCTATCCATACTGTACCAAGCATAAGCTATATAAGCTAATACAAAAGGTACCATTAAAGAAACATAACTCATAGTCATAAGTGTATAATGACTTCCTGAACTGTTCATAATAGTTAAACTACTTTGCAAATCGGATATTGATGGATAGTATGATGTGTTATTAAAACCAACATTTAAAAGCACAGCCATAACAGTTAGAACTATTCCAATTCCACCTGTTTTTATGCAACACGTTTTTTTAAATGTAATTGTCACAAAAACTGCAACTATAACCATAATAACACCAATTAAAAACATACTTAAAACAATAGGCATTTCTATAAAATTTTGAAGATATTTGTATTCTTGTAAGAAAATAATACCATCGTTTTGCACTGCAAATCCATCTTTTGTAAGAATCCAAAATATAAATCCTAAAAAGAAAACTAAGAAAAAAATCATATTTATTTTTATAGAATAAACAGCTTTTTCTCTAATTTTTTCATAATTTATATTATTTATAAAATATAAAGCTCCACTTATTTTTGCTAAAAAAACAAGCGAAAAGCCAAGTAAGTAATTATAAGGATTAAGTAGTGCTTCTAAACCTCTTAATGAATTTTGCCAATCTACAAAGTTATTACTATCAACTATAAATTCACTTCCGCTAAAAAATGTACTAATTGCAACACCTAATAAAAATGTTCCAATATTTCCATTTATTTTTAAAAAATTTTCATAGGTTTTTTGTCCAAGAAAATTGTTTGGTTTTGTTCTATATTCATAACTAACAGCTTGAATAATAAAACAAAAAAGTATTGCTAACCACACCCAGTAAGCTCCACCAAAACTTGTTGAATAAAATAGTGGGAAAGCAGCAAATAATGCTCCACCAAATAGAACTAAAGTTGTAAAACCAAGTTCCCATTTTCTTCCTATACTATTTATTAACATAGTTTTCTCAGTTTCATTTTCACTTAATTTATCTATTAAGGTTTGTCCTCCTTGAACAAACATTATAAATACAAAAAGACCTCCTAATAAAGATATTATTATCCACCAATATTGTTGGAGTGTTAAAAGTTCAAGCGATCCAAAGCCCATATTAATGCTCCTTGTCTGGACCAATTTTGATTTGTTTGGTCATTATTTTGATTTCGGCTATAAGTAACAATGTAAAAAGTATTGCAAATATAAAAAAACTTATCATTACATTTGTAGTTGCAATTTTTGTAGCAGCAATTCCCACAGGCATTAAATCTTGTATAGCCCAAGGTTGTCTTCCAACTTCTGCAACAATCCATCCTGCTTCACTTGCAATATATCCTAAAGGTATAGTAAATAAAGTAGCTTTTAAAATAATTGGGTAATTCATAATATCTCTTTTAGTAGATAAGAATAGAACAATAATAAAAAGTAGGGTAAACCAACTTCCTAAAATTACCATTATATGAAATGAATAAAAATTTATTGAGATGGGAGGAATCACATCTTGTGGATTTTTTATATGTCCATAACCAAAATATTGCATATTTTCGTCCAAGATTTTTCTAGCTTCAATCATTTTTGATTCATCACTTGATTTTTTTGCCTCTTTATAGGTTTCTAAAGCCTCAACGGCCAACTTTCCCTTTAGCATTTTTTCTTGTGTACTTATAATTCCTTGATCTTCATTACCATAAATTAAATCTTTAATTCCAGGAACAAAAGCATTAATGTTATGATACCCCAAAAAAGATAAAGCGTAAGGTATTGTAAACTCAAAAATAAAAGTTTTTTCATCATTTTCTAAAGTTTTATTTGGATTTAAAATTCCAATTGCAACAATACCAGCATCTTTTTCACCCTCATAAAGTCCTTCCATAGCCGCTAACTTCATTGGTTGTTTAAGTGCAACTTGATGAGCTGATTCATCTCCACTTAAAATTAAAAATAAAGATGTAATCAATCCAAATGTAGCTCCAATAATCATAGATTTTTTTGCAAATAATATGTCTCTTTTTTTTAGTAAATACCAAGCACTAACACCTATTACAAAAAGTGAAGCTAAAACATAACCACTTGCAATAGTATGTAAAAATTTGCTTATGGCAACTGGTGAAAGTAG belongs to Arcobacter defluvii and includes:
- the cydB gene encoding cytochrome d ubiquinol oxidase subunit II, whose product is MGFGSLELLTLQQYWWIIISLLGGLFVFIMFVQGGQTLIDKLSENETEKTMLINSIGRKWELGFTTLVLFGGALFAAFPLFYSTSFGGAYWVWLAILFCFIIQAVSYEYRTKPNNFLGQKTYENFLKINGNIGTFLLGVAISTFFSGSEFIVDSNNFVDWQNSLRGLEALLNPYNYLLGFSLVFLAKISGALYFINNINYEKIREKAVYSIKINMIFFLVFFLGFIFWILTKDGFAVQNDGIIFLQEYKYLQNFIEMPIVLSMFLIGVIMVIVAVFVTITFKKTCCIKTGGIGIVLTVMAVLLNVGFNNTSYYPSISDLQSSLTIMNSSGSHYTLMTMSYVSLMVPFVLAYIAYAWYSMDRVKITKDEIESSDSHNY
- a CDS encoding cytochrome ubiquinol oxidase subunit I → MEEHLVDWSRAQFALTAMYHWIFVPLTLGLGFIVAIMETIYVKTNDEFWKKTTKFWMTLFAINFAIGVATGIIMEFEFGTNWANYSWFVGDIFGAPLAVEGILAFFMESTFFAVMFFGWNKVSKKFHLISTWLVAIGSNLSALWILVANGWMQYPTGMTFNPNTVRNEMNNFWDVLLSPVAISKFLHTIASGYVLASLFVIGVSAWYLLKKRDILFAKKSMIIGATFGLITSLFLILSGDESAHQVALKQPMKLAAMEGLYEGEKDAGIVAIGILNPNKTLENDEKTFIFEFTIPYALSFLGYHNINAFVPGIKDLIYGNEDQGIISTQEKMLKGKLAVEALETYKEAKKSSDESKMIEARKILDENMQYFGYGHIKNPQDVIPPISINFYSFHIMVILGSWFTLLFIIVLFLSTKRDIMNYPIILKATLFTIPLGYIASEAGWIVAEVGRQPWAIQDLMPVGIAATKIATTNVMISFFIFAILFTLLLIAEIKIMTKQIKIGPDKEH
- a CDS encoding NifB/NifX family molybdenum-iron cluster-binding protein, which codes for MIAIPLNNEEENSGLSKKFGKAKYFAFINNNKIEILKNEQEDKKAVVSWLKDKNVNILIAFHVGEKTFQNLKDNGIKVYFSGTNKIKIDEVLLKYADGELPILNKLSFLCHVV
- a CDS encoding NfeD family protein, which translates into the protein MELQIMLSAVDPYILLAIGVALIALEALIVSFILIWFGIGFIIVALISYFFIFSGAVWQLAIVSLISLFLILILRKKVLEKFLKSKMEISDDFFNEKGIGEIKNSKVFYKGTYWEIDSKLDEKEFKEGEKVVVLKTSRNSATIEKK